The nucleotide sequence agcagcggttctcaacctgtgggtccccagatgttgttggactacaactcccatcatccctgagctctggccttgctagctaggggtgatgggagttgtagttcaacaacatctggggacccacaggttgagaaaggctggattaACATGTTACAGCAGTGCttctcaaacaaaacaaaacaaaaaattcccCGGGTCaccctttcaaaataaaaatttgctcacgcCACACCAAGTTTTCTATTGAGAAAAGATCCATTGGAAAATGATAAGAAACTATTTCTTGCAGTGCTTGATTTAAAACACGGAACATAactgctttataatatgatcatgggataTCCAGgtagtataaaacaatgcagctacataagaacaggaatcgttcccaaaatataatgataaacaatcctcttacatatgtaccttaagtccagaccctccaagtgcccctgttttccagggacagtcccagatttacagaagccattccgatttctgatttgaccccggaatgtcccgcttttccttaggacgtccctattttcatcagagaaatgttggagggtatggagttatgcgactcctGAGACAAAGAGATACaagctttggaagacatctgaaggcagccctgtatagggaagctttttaaatgtttaatgttttattgtgtttttatacatgttggaagccgcccagagtggctggggcaacccagtctgatggatggggtacaaataataaaattataataataaatggctatatacaaactcaatgagaggtgtggATGATCTCATTTATATTTGGTTTcatttgagacaaacaaactctcatctcctcaaacaacacaaataagCCTTTCCCAATCTTTCCTATTTGTCAaaaaagctacagtggtacctcgggttaagaacttaattcgttccggaggtccgttcttaagctgaaactgttcttaacctgaagcaccactttagctaatggggcctcccgctgccactgccatgcaatttctgttctcatcctgaagcaaagttcttaacccgaggtactatttctgggttagtggagtctgtaaactgaagcatctgtaacctgaagtgtctgtaacccgaggtaccactgtattttgaaaagctATCAACCcatattctctctctgtgtgtgtgtgtgtctctgtctctctgtgtgtgtttgtgtgtgtgtgcaaaacacTGAAATGTTTGCCTGTTTCTTgttcttgaatcttcctgccaccctTGCCATCAACCCTcacctgccacaccctttgagaaccactaccTTAGAGAGACCTAATGTCTGGTTATCAGGTCTGGCTTGAAACTAACACCATGAGTGGGACTATCAAAATGTGACTGCTGAGGTTTCCATATTGTGGCAGAGGAGCTGCTTTTCAGTGAATATGAGTGAACCTCAGAGAAGAGGGCACCAAAAGGTTTCCCAGGCTTCTGATAGCTGAGGCTGCAACTGCGCATCATATGAAACGCAAGACAGGCTTTTCTCTCTTCTTGTAACATCTAAGGATGCCTCCAGACTTAACAGCTTCTAGCTTTatccaaaacaaaaaatttttttccttccagtagcaccttaaagaccaactaagttagttcttggtatgagctttcgtgtgcatgcacacttcttcagatacacagatacacagaagtgtgcatgcacacgaaagctcataccaagaactaacttagttggtctttaaggtgctactggaaggaaaaaaaaattttgttttgactatggcagaccaacacggctacctatctgtaactagctTTATCCAAAAACTGTTTCTCCACTAAACCTTGTTCCACTTGCACATTGTTTTTCCAATCGTTTTACAGATTTAAACGGCCTTATTTCAAATTCAGTGTGTGTAGGACTGCAGCCCCATATCACCCTGGGATTGCaaaaggaacacacacaccccaccaagtCTTGGTCATGCTGCACAAATTTAAAATACCACTTTAGGCTGATGAAATGGTTCTGCTGTCAACTGGAAAGTTGGCTTGAATCACCTTTTGACAGATTCCATCCAGGGTGACTTATCGTAAAAGAATCAAATGTTACCTCTTCAGAGAAAATGGTAGTTACCTTTGGAGTCCACTTAAATGGCACAAATGTACATATGGTAGTCAGGAGATTGAACAAACTCAAACATTTTAATACCTGTGAATATGTCAGATGACAAGAAATCCATGATTTGATCTGccatgtctttttctttcttggtaAAAAGCTGCCACCACGAGGCCCAATTTGGATTGGTACCACAACACGTGGGCTGTGATGTAGAAAAAGGAACGAGATTAATTTATGTTCCAGTAATCTGGGTCTATCTAGAAATAGCACAAAATTTTAAGGAAGTTAACTGTAAACAATAATGCagatgttaaaaaacaaaaaccctcaaaaTGGTGGCATGCGGCAACGTTTAATGCAcagggttttccccaaagaattaagGGTACTGCAGTTTGTGCTGGCAATTGTAACTCTGTaaaggataaactacagttcccatgatatatttgttttttttgggggggagacatgtgctttaaatgtatgttgctgAGGTGATTGCAGTTACAGTATAAATGACTGCATTTGTGTAAATAGGTATCTACTACTAATTTTAAATTTTGCTGGTATTTTCCAGCCAAACCATTCTGGTCATAATAGCACAGAGCGCCAACTGCCTTAGCTGCCAGAAAACTGAGCTACAACCTTGTTCTAGTGCAAAAATTAGTTGCAGCAGAGTCACGCTAAAACCAGCAGGGCTTGCACGCTTTTAAATGTCTActgaaaagtaagtcccactgagttaatggaacttactcccaagtaaaggaGCATGGGGTGCAGTCAGAAGCAAATGTAAAACGTGCAATTTATGATCCACTCACAAACTTTTGCTGAAAAGCTATAGCAACcaattacatacattggtaggattgacagaaaaatTGTAGTAAAAAATTGAACTTTGGATCGACAAAGGATTTAtaaaaaaatagagttatgaaagatatgcagagggggaaatccacAATGGGAGGGGAAAGTCCAAAGGGATTATGTGTTTATGAATTTAATTCATTTgtttatgtaaaatagaaaatgcaaaaataaaattgattaaaaaaaggaaaaggcggGTGATATTCAAATGTTCTTCAAGAAACAAAAATGTTACTTAAAATGTGAAGAGGTGACTTAacatatgataataataatttaataataatttattattgataccTCGCCCTTCTGATGATTAACTGCCtgatgataagatcattttggtgcgaggtgaggatatttatagcaagagtaataaaaagaaattgatatttaggggaattgaatttaattccaaattatattccggaaacgtgggagattacaaggggtaaaaaaaaatatggatgtaccgtgctatattagaagcaaaaaaaacttgttttggttAATTGGAAGAGTCACAAAAAGATTCCATTAgaacatggattgataatatggacgaGATTAGCTACATGtgaacgaattgcatgtcgacgcaaaataagaatggataaatatgaagaaatctggaaggaatatttaagcgataaggcggatagtggtgggaagtggggggaggagagaggtgggaaaatattgttaaaatggTGTAGTCACAGGTATATCAgcgtattcaaatctgaattgtcaaattgtgttattagcattattatggtttttgtgtatgtgtcttttgtggttgttgtttgtattgataaaatgattaaataaatttatattaaaaaaagaggtgACTTAACACAACTGTAGGACTTTAATGTTGGGTTCACAGCTGCTTTGCATTTGAAATAAGCACCAGAGGCTGATCCACCAAGACTTGCCTGCCTTCTCCAGTTAGCTTAGTTGGTTAGGTACTGGTAATACCACAGTCGCAGTTTCAATCCCCATACAgaccacctgcatattcctgcatggcagggggttggactagatgactctcgggggcccctccaactctatgattatatgaaCTCTAGAATTAGttagctctgcctgccattggctctagcgccacctactgttggcctccctgccaaTTCCAATGCACAGCAGCCACCATGGGAGAGAAGTCCATGTCTCTCTTCCACGGCTAACTgtgcttctccttttccttttttaggcAAGTATTCATCATGGCTGAGGACCATCTGGAAGTGGTCACTGAGTATCTCTATGAAGAGCAGGCCATAATGTGCGAGAAAACAGACATCCAGGCATTTGGCAAAGTCTTTCTGCCAATACTGTATGCCCTTGTGTTCACCGTAGGGCTAGTTGGAAACGGCCTGGTGGTTTTGACCATCGTGCAAGGTGGGCGTCAAAAGAGTGTCACTGACATATTTCTCCTGAACTTGGCCATTTGTGATCTCCTTTTTGTCATTTCTCTTCCCTTTTGGGCTTCTTACATCGTAAAAGGTTGGACACTCGGGAACATTCCGTGTCGGATCGTTTCCTCTTTCTATTCCGTGGGCTTGTACGGTGGGATGTTTTTCATCACTGTCATAAGCATCGATCGATACTTTGCTATTGTCCGGGCAACTTGCATCATGAAAGCCAGAACAATCCGACATGGATCTCTCACTAGCCTTGCAGTCTGGACCCTGGCCATTTTGTTTGCAGCTCCCCATTTCGTGTTCATCCGAAATATAGGTAGAGAATGCACTTCTCTGTATCCAGAACACCTTGAGGAAATCTGGCCCATTTTCACTTACATAGAATATAACGTCATTGGTTTCCTTGTCCCACTGTGCATCATGAGTTTCTGCTACCTGATGATCGTCAAAACATTGATGTCCTGCAAAAATCACCGGAAAAGAAGAGCCATGAAGCTGATTTTATTAGTGGTTGTTGTGTTCTTCCTGTTCTGGACTCCATACCACATATCACTTTTTCTGCAGATATTGAAGCTCTCCGATTTCTTTCAGAGCTGCACCTCAAGGAGGCTTTTAGATTACACCATGCAAATCACCGAATCGCTGGCTTTCAGCCACTGCTGCCTTAATCCCATCATCTATGCTTTTGCCGGTGAAAAATTCAGAAAGAAGCTTTCTCGCTTGGCTCTCAAATGTGTCTCGTTCTTTTTTTTCTGTGTGCCTTGCGATAGAGCTCCCGTTCCTGTTCCAGAGgtcaccataaccagcaaccatACACAGAACACCAGTGACCAAGATGGCTCCATCCTTCTGTGATTGCTCCCTAGAGGACAGCCCTGAAGAATATTTTGTATACTGAATGCTAGCCTACAATTTGACCTAGATGTGAGTGAGCGAATAGGGTTGGGTCCAAAGATCCATCCATGGGTAAAACATCATGGGCTTCCCCTGCGAAGGAAGCAAAAAGTACCTCTGTCCAATTTTCTGCTCTCTCCCCCTACTGCTCCTTGCCAGAGGCTCTAGATCTCTGGGAACCATTCATTGCAAGTTGAGGGGGGCctgagagggggggaaagggagcagGAAATGTCACTTCTAGCTGCCCCCTTTTAGGGACAGATCTCTGGATTCATTTGTATACATCCCATAGGTTTCAATATTCATGTTCTGCCACTAAGAatcagaaatgtatatatatatatttgaggaCTGGATAGGATTGTGGAAAGTGAATTTGAAATTTACCAATTGTATAttgttgaaggagaattacatgaaaatgatgtacagatggtatatcacgccagtaaaattggcaaaaatgtataaaacagaacaaaagaactgttggagatgtaaagtaggggaaggtacattttatcatatgtggtgggagtgcaagatTATCAAAATATTttaggaaatgatatacaacaaactgaaaagaatgtttaaaataacatatgttaaaaaaccagaagcctttttgttaggtattttAGGACAAGAGCTGCCGAAAGAAAAACGGACATTATTTAtgcatgctacaacagcagcaagaactctaatagcacaaaattggaagactggagaagtaccatctaaagaacaatggcaagaaaaattgatgaactatgcagagttagcaaagttaacGGACAAGCTGCGAGAAAAGGACAGCagggactttgaaaaagaatgggaacctattacaatatatttgcagaaacaccaaaaaaaaaacatggatttaaaaagcaggatttaaataaacatttacaattatATTTACATAAAACAAGGAATATAACACTGTGATAACATAGTATTGTATATAAACAGCAGAACGTATCatttgatgtaataaaccagaaatggaagctgagggaagtcaggggggggggatgaaaagcTAATGTTTAGTATTGATAGTGgatatttgttttgaaaatggaaaatcaataaaatctttaacaacaacaaaaagaaatatatatatatacacacaaagcaTGCCCCCCAAACTGGTATCTGATTGTGCATTAACAttaatgcttagaaagttgaggtaattttaatttatttcagtattttaacttttgtaggtTTTGAAGTATGGTTGTAATTCTTcctcatttttattgttttatcttttagtaaactgctttgaaggttgttgttgtttttataatcaagaggtgtatacattttatgaaataaataaaggattCTTATTAAGTCATACGAATTATTCAACTATCCAGCATAAGAAAAGAGACATTGCAAGTTCTTTTGtcattcaagaaaatctttaataaaaaatatttcaaaacaaacaaacaaacaaagaactaTGCAGCATATAGTGTCCTGTAAAATTTGTTTTAGCCATCATACCAGGAAAGAAGATAGTGAAAGCCGTACTGTTCAAGATAGCCATATCTGCAGATAGTTTCATATTGTATATTGGATAAATGGCACACATCTctgttgtctcccaagacaggcaGATG is from Podarcis raffonei isolate rPodRaf1 chromosome 12, rPodRaf1.pri, whole genome shotgun sequence and encodes:
- the LOC128424336 gene encoding CX3C chemokine receptor 1-like; the encoded protein is MAEDHLEVVTEYLYEEQAIMCEKTDIQAFGKVFLPILYALVFTVGLVGNGLVVLTIVQGGRQKSVTDIFLLNLAICDLLFVISLPFWASYIVKGWTLGNIPCRIVSSFYSVGLYGGMFFITVISIDRYFAIVRATCIMKARTIRHGSLTSLAVWTLAILFAAPHFVFIRNIGRECTSLYPEHLEEIWPIFTYIEYNVIGFLVPLCIMSFCYLMIVKTLMSCKNHRKRRAMKLILLVVVVFFLFWTPYHISLFLQILKLSDFFQSCTSRRLLDYTMQITESLAFSHCCLNPIIYAFAGEKFRKKLSRLALKCVSFFFFCVPCDRAPVPVPEVTITSNHTQNTSDQDGSILL